A region of the Ranitomeya imitator isolate aRanImi1 chromosome 5, aRanImi1.pri, whole genome shotgun sequence genome:
AAAACCAATAATTTTGAGAAATTTTTATGTTAAGATGTTACTTTTGGCCAGACATGTTCAGAATTGTAGTGCAAGTTACCGAATTCTAGAAAGGATTCAGATAATActttgaatatttaaaaaaaaatacagaaggaAAGGAATGTTAAAAAATGCATGATTGCCCGATGTAAGTGGTTCAAGTGAAGGCCATACTTGTGGTCTCCGGTAGGGCAGAAAGCAACAAGGTCCGGTTCCTCAGCCACCTGACCGCTAGGGCTTTTGATTGGCTGTAGTAATCAGCAGACTAGATTGGGATGTCTTCAGAGTTGGATCTGAATGGGACCTCATCATTTTTTGTCCTACCAGAAACAGCAGGAGAAGCCTGTGCTAGAGTCACAGTTGGTAACTTTacattaatttattatttttaaccataCCTTCCTtctgtatttttttctttaaaatttgaTCACTTTTTTAAGGCACAATAGGCATTACATGCCCAATACTGATAATGACTGGCCATTATTAGTATACCATTTAATTTAGGCTAAGACATGCATTAATTAAATGTTcacatgtatgttttatgtatattCTGATTGTTAACACATGCAGAAAACTCCATTTAAGAAAATGGGGATTTCAGTAGGCTTATCCACCCACCATTCATTCCATTGTACACACTTCTGTGATGAGATGACATTTCATCTGCTACTTGTCTCCTTAAGGTGCCTTCCCTGCTGCTCCCACTCAAAAGTTTGAGGTGTTCTGGGCTACCTCCAAAATGTCTGAGATGCTCAGGGCTACTGCCCCTTGCTTTTTGAAGATGTTCTGAGTTTCCACTTAATATATGTTTTTGGAGATGATCTGGGCTGCCACTGCTCAGCTTTTGGTACTCTGGACTACCACCAGACCTATGCTTTTTAAAATGTTCAGGACTACTACTTAATATTTGTTTTTGTAGATTTTCTGGACTACTACAAGAATGCCTTTGTGGCTCAGGACTACTTTTACCCACACTTTTATGATGCTCTGGACTGGCACTTTTCAGATGTTTCTGATGGTCAGGGCTTGCTGTACTCCTAGGCTTTTGAAGATGTTCCGGGCTGCCACTTCCTCGTTTCTGATGCTCTGGacttccttcacttttgcttttttGAAGGTGTTCAGGACTGTTAGTAGAATTTGGTTTATGATGATCTGGACTATCTGTGCTACCTGCACTAGATGTGCTACTTCCATCACCAACATCTCGTAGGAAAGTACTGGTTGTTGTATTCAACTGACAGAGGCTATTTTGACTGTCGATGGAACAACGACTACCAGCAACTCCAATTTTATCATCATCTAGCAAAAAACAAAGTTCTTTCAGTTCAAGGTTTTCTTTTACCACTTCTTCTTGTTTAACTTCAAGCTCCTTTAGTTTTTGCAAATATAAAGTAACTTCTTTTTGCATTATTCCAGAAGTAAATCTTCCCAGTCTCTGCCATTCTCTTGAAATCCGTTTACCCTTTTGTCGGTCATCATCCAAGAAGCAACATAGGTCTCTAAGTTCTTGGTTGTCTTCTTGCAGCTTCTGATTTACATCcttaaatagaaaaatattttgtATTAGTAAATGAACACTTTAGGAATCTTATACATCTTATTTCCTGCAAACTAATCAGTCCAAATCTGAAATTGGACAGTTTATTCTTACACCTGAAAGAAATGCAATTTACCATCATCTATGtaatttctttaaagggaatcagtcacctcatttttcgcatataagctgtggccaccaccattaggggcttgtctacagccttcagtaatgctgtagataagcccccgatgtaacttgaaagataagaaaaacaagttagattatactcacccaggggcggtcatgGTTCGGTtcgggtccaatgggcatcgcgggtCTGAGTCCGGTGCCTCCCATGTTCATGCCATgaggtcctcttccttgcttctgtcatggctcctgcacaggtatactgatttgctctgttgagggcagcataaagtactgcagtgcgcaggcgcagggcctctctgacctttccatgtgcctgcgcactgcagtactttgctgtaccCTCAACAGGTCAAAAaattatgcctgcacaggagccgcgaccaAAACAAGGAAGAGGACATTATCGCATGa
Encoded here:
- the CCDC85A gene encoding coiled-coil domain-containing protein 85A codes for the protein MSKVVGESSVEDLAKVSDEELMKWTKEELIVRLRRAEADKMSAMLDHSNLIREVNRRLQLHLGEIRGLKDVNQKLQEDNQELRDLCCFLDDDRQKGKRISREWQRLGRFTSGIMQKEVTLYLQKLKELEVKQEEVVKENLELKELCFLLDDDKIGVAGSRCSIDSQNSLCQLNTTTSTFLRDVGDGSSTSSAGSTDSPDHHKPNSTNSPEHLQKSKSEGSPEHQKRGSGSPEHLQKPRSTASPDHQKHLKSASPEHHKSVGKSSPEPQRHSCSSPENLQKQILSSSPEHFKKHRSGGSPEYQKLSSGSPDHLQKHILSGNSEHLQKARGSSPEHLRHFGGSPEHLKLLSGSSREGTLRRQVADEMSSHHRSVYNGMNGCVEETWRCCRFMSWN